A window of the Lagopus muta isolate bLagMut1 chromosome 1, bLagMut1 primary, whole genome shotgun sequence genome harbors these coding sequences:
- the SYTL2 gene encoding synaptotagmin-like protein 2 isoform X5 — translation MDVVIPMLFGEWLHLHKACSGNSRSSNPVTSSLENPGRRSVKAAASTIKQRRNPFNSILSSDNLNSGESESRQAILPQLSNKDIEEILLPSEESQSKANLLNDGMETSKKPSEEPAEESQKGPVERPVPKARKLVHKVTNPVPQGEDFFPKPAKRTQGVNGIGALPRGILKRSSSSSSTDSEARANHMFDVQSKNSIPTISILEGETDRNSLTEEAEDSTQISLEKLKQVRFSSSIGKEEPLQSPRLHHGRETRESDLLKSGEVKTRENDANRSDSCKNKQTYTGKPLETYSSSLQVRTIDSLQEDTSASSPNGTNESVSLVNQTLQTKTITPKKLETPEKASTNILPKNKNEQNVDQTCENNSKSLSHESKSLKNFTDEHLLSAETKPQELSDINSAGLQQGKPDLVEERDAKTAFKPDKHGAEIVEVADDSVSEVLDWFERSSGTEDRKIESARSQGGELKEVNFTTRTVLPTEHSGTSVDRKMQVREELLYGKNKQLNAISPTTFISEDIQLIKERRKPKHGKENEDQNEKCLSELDYTGIEAKESDEEIKQQNKINVLKHHEHVLPAQKCVLEKAIRAKRRIREIRAFWERQETIPSHGEKEVGIHINTSGGGAIEGLKESDKIKPTALYLPYGLDDQSKSTLSAELRCAIQASKNGNQNSSEFGSGHAVKKTERPLPYEGKVNEHTKLTRDSVLQSGVGVTSASPKIKDNDGKETFKGKVAAFSQQKSSFQALSFEEKSNEISKNQISSPSQFQSLRNFWDTRVKLQNSIDREDVSSPNNAIRNNTFITYGRNAEKGKGRDNVSKQELSQHQTQASEEEKTGKLDSVACKPPVGFLTFRGLSVTPTEGKDTVQLVKKPIISQPHENTGLQRQEVKEHIDKNIVSSKEHPPRRSQRYSEQNLPREIIAYQPSELGVGMKTIDTVNNTAQTNCSVDSTCHQDTGLSEDIIKTTEKSLAPSKVNGLSLENLVREVSETPSPNPRHADSAGQRIAEMQAKNTKYEQYEESLQEISETVEKSVAPSKVSSLSSSLEKLLKEASETPPPKPRRVDVAVQRTAEMEVKNTACQHDGESLQEIIETIEKSNAPTKVSGLSSALEKLLKEASETPPPKPRRTVLRTAEMQAKNTKYQQDEESLQEISETVEKSVVPSKLSRLSSSLEQLLKEASETPPPKPRRVNMTVQRTAEMEVKNTACQHDGETLQEISETIEKSIAPCRDNGLSSSLEKLLKEASETPPPKPRRMDGTVQRTADMQVGNMSCHQSGELLQETSALSEAKSKALDVNFQKVLRDVCETPASTLENMDKKMQSKIPTSQSMCMARQEEGDHPQEIQETIEKTTVSNSEKFKEFSSSLEKLLQEASEASSPISKALSKQEKFGNRVFPPQTKTLSVTVSQPYDNAVCSCHKQKTAIKSGVPEQNVKASVDDLVTPEVSELLKIDGATIKEEQRNTPAIDLPSLQGETNTVIKSFKINEVGRKGESTFLDASEDNSQLKELLKLRRTSTPLKDESSSPQLEGAQFSLAFQREDNDEENGDSLNFGSQLSDENSDYYSGTGSSTRSEEELNPVLMALKRSADRKMPSKSLEDIPSATSNKGKINIPKEELALSAEDGLKPDQHQVRNENGAGISTVPSQPDKPFSNPEKVKGLSKSVPSFLQEESDERETDTASESSYSFGRIKKSPSSLTNLSGSSGMASLSSVSGSLMSVYSGDFGSVDVKGNIQFAIDYVEQLNELHIFICQCKDLAVADVKRQRSDPYVKTYLLPEKYKLGKRKTSVKKKTFNPVFNEILRYKIEKDLLKNQSLNISVWHNDTFGRNSFLGEVELDLGTWDWNDKSNKQINWFPLKPRTSAMAFELENRGEMKLALQYVPQPVGGKKIPSTGEVHIWVKECRDLPLLRGNRLNSFIKCTILPDTSRKSRQKTRTVSKTTNPVFNHTMVYDGFRPEDLKEACVELTVWDHNKLVNHFLGGLRIGLGTGKSYGTTVDWMDSTSDESALWEKMIKSPNTWVEDTLPLRMLMVAKLTK, via the exons ATGGATGTGGTAATACCGATGTTGTTTGGAGAGTGGCTACATTTACATAAAGCTTGCTCAGGAAATTCTAGAAG ttctAACCCAGTGACCTCTTCGTTAGAAAATCCAGGTAGAAGATCtgtgaaggcagcagcatcaACAATAAAA caaaggAGAAATCCATTTAATTCCATATTATCAAGTGATAACTTGAACAGCGGAGAATCAGAAAGCAGACAAGCCATTCTACCTCAGCTATCAAATAAGG ATATTGAAGAAATTTTGTTACCTTCAGAGGAGAGCCAGTCGAAAGCAAACTTACTAAATGATGGAATGGAGACATCTAAGAAACCTTCTGAAGAACCTGCtgaggaatcacagaaaggaCCGGTTGAGCGTCCCGTCCCCAAAGCTAGAAAATTAGTTCACAAAGTAACCAATCCTGTGCCACAGGGAGAAGACTTTTTTCCCAAACCAGCAAAACGGACCCAGGGGGTTAATGGCATTGGTGCACTGCCCAGGGGCATTCTGAAGCGCAGTTCAAGTTCCAGTTCCACTGACTCAGAAGCTCGGGCTAATCACATGTTCGATGTTCAGAGTAAGAACAGTATTCCTACCATATCTATTTTAGAAGGGGAAACTGACAGGAATTCTCTtacagaagaagcagaagattCCACGCaaatttcactggaaaaattaaaacaagtgAGGTTCTCTTCTAGCATAGGAAAAGAAGAACCTTTGCAAAGCCCACGGCTACATCATGGAAGAGAAACACGAGAGTCTGATTTGTTAAAATCTGGTGAAGTGAAGACTAGGGAAAATGATGCTAATAGATCAGATTCTTGTAAGAATAAACAAACTTACACTGGAAAGCCTCTGGAAACCTATTCATCATCTCTCCAAGTGAGAACAATAGATAGTTTACAAGAAGATACGTCGGCATCCAGTCCTAATGGCACTAATGAGTCAGTCTCCCTTGTTAATCAAACACTGCAGACAAAGACCATTACTCCTAAGAAACTTGAAACTCCAGAGAAGGCCTCCACCAATATTCTgccaaagaacaaaaatgaacagaatGTTGACCAAACATGTGAAAATAACTCCAAGTCTTTGAGCCATGAATCAAAGTCTCTCAAAAACTTTACTG ATGaacatctgctttctgctgagaCAAAACCACAAGAACTGTCAGATATAAATTCTGCAGGTCTTCAACAAGGTAAGCCTGATCTTGTTGAGGAACGAGATGCTAAAACCGCTTTCAAGCCTGACAAGCATGGTGCTGAAATTGTGGAAGTGGCTGATGACTCTGTATCAGAAGTCTTAGATTGGTTTGAAAGAAGTTCTGGTACTGAAGATAGGAAAATTGAATCAGCCAGATCCCAAGGTGGGGAGCTCAAAGAAGTGAACTTTACAACCAGAACAGTTCTTCCCACAGAGCACAGTGGAACTAGCGTGGATAGAAAAATGCAGGTTAGAGAAGAGTTACTGTATGGAAAGAATAAACAACTGAATGCTATTTCACCCAccacatttatttcagaagacatACAACTGataaaagagaggaggaaacCTAAGCACGGTAAAGAGAATGAGGATCAAAATGAGAAATGCCTCAGTGAGCTTGACTACACAGGAATTGAAGCGAAAGAATCTGATGAAGAAAtcaagcaacaaaataaaataaatgtcttgAAACATCATGAACACGTGTTACCAGCTCAGAAATGTGTATTGGAAAAGGCAAtaagagcaaaaagaagaatTAGGGAAATTAGAGCATTTTGGGAAAGGCAGGAAACTATCCCCAGTCATGGAGAGAAAGAAGTTGGTATCCATATTAATACATCAGGTGGTGGTGCAATAGAAGGTCTCAAAGAAAGcgacaaaataaaaccaactgCACTATACTTACCTTATGGATTAGATGATCAGAGCAAGAGTACATTAAGTGCTGAATTAAGATGTGCAATCCAGGCTTCAAAAAATGGAAATCAAAACTCTTCTGAGTTTGGATCAGGCCATGctgttaaaaaaacagaaagaccaCTTCCATATGAGGGTAAAGTTAACGAACATACAAAATTGACAAGAGACAGTGTCTTGCAGTCAGGAGTTGGTGTCACTTCAGCTTCCCCAAAAATCAAAGATAATGATgggaaagaaacatttaaaggaaaagttGCTGCTTTTTCCCAACAGAAGTCCAGTTTTCAGGCTTTGTCTTTTGAAGAGAAGAGTAATGAGATATCCAAGAATCAAATTTCAAGTCCTTCACAGTTTCAGAGTCTGAGAAACTTTTGGGATACTAGAGTTAAGTTACAAAATAGCATTGATAGGGAAGATGTTTCTTCTCCAAATAATGCTATTCGTAATAATACTTTTATAACCTAtggcagaaatgcagagaaaggtAAGGGCAGAGATAATGTGAGCAAACAAGAGTTAAGCCAACATCAAACACAAGcatctgaggaagaaaaaacagggaaattAGATTCTGTGGCATGCAAACCGCCTGTGGGATTTCTTACTTTTAGAGGTTTGAGTGTGACACCCACAGAAGGTAAAGACACTGTCCAGCTGGTCAAAAAGCCAATCATTTCTCAACCCCATGAAAATACAGGTCTTCAAAGGCAAGAAGTTAAAGAACACATAGATAAAAATATTGTTTCGTCAAAAGAACATCCTCCCAGACGTTCTCAGAGGTACTCTGAGCAAAACCTTCCCAGAGAAATCATTGCATATCAACCTTCTGAATTAGGTGTAGGGATGAAAACGATTGATACTGTGAATAATACAGCACAAACTAATTGTAGTGTAGATTCAACATGCCACCAAGATACTGGTCTGTCTGAAGATATCATCAAGACAACAGAAAAGTCTCTTGCCCCCTCCAAGGTCAATGGCTTGAGCCTAGAAAACCTGGTAAGGGAAGTCTCTGAAACTCCATCTCCTAACCCAAGACATGCAGACAGTGCAGGACAGAGgattgctgaaatgcaagctAAAAACACCAAGTATGAGCAATATGAAGAGTCACTGCAAGAAATCAGTGAGACTGTTGAGAAGTCTGTTGCTCCCTCTAAGGTCAGCAGCTTGAGTTCTTCTCTAGAGAAACTGCTGAAGGAGGCTTCTGAAACACCACCTCCTAAACCAAGACGTGTGGATGTGGCAGTACAGAGGACTGCTGAGATGGAAGTTAAAAACACTGCCTGTCAGCATGATGGAGAATCACTTCAAGAAATCATTGAGACTATAGAGAAATCTAATGCCCCTACTAAGGTCAGTGGCTTAAGTTCAGCTCTGGAAAAGCTGCTAAAGGAGGCCTCTGAAACACCACCTCCTAAACCAAGGCGTACAGTACTGAGGactgctgaaatgcaagctAAAAACACAAAGTATCAGCAAGATGAAGAGTCACTGCAAGAAATCAGTGAGACTGTTGAGAAGTCTGTTGTTCCTTCCAAGCTCAGTAGATTGAGTTCTTCTCtagagcagctgctgaaggaggCTTCTGAAACACCACCTCCTAAACCAAGACGTGTGAACATGACAGTGCAGAGGACTGCTGAGATGGAAGTTAAAAACACTGCCTGTCAGCATGATGGAGAAACACTGCAAGAGATCAGTGAGACCATTGAGAAGTCTATTGCCCCCTGTAGGGACAATGGCTTGAGTTCTTCTCTagaaaagctgctgaaggagGCTTCTGAAACACCACCTCCTAAACCAAGGCGTATGGATGGCACAGTGCAGAGGACAGCTGATATGCAAGTGGGAAACATGTCCTGTCATCAGAGTGGTGAGTTGCTGCAGGAAACATCTGCACTGTCTGAGGCTAAAAGTAAAGCACTGGATGTTAATTTCCAGAAGGTACTGAGAGATGTCTGTGAAACACCAGCTTCTACGCTGGAAAATATGGataagaaaatgcaaagtaaaaTACCAACTAGTCAAAGTATGTGTATGGCACGTCAAGAAGAAGGAGATCACCCTCAAGAAATACAAGAAACGATAGAAAAAACTACTGTTTCAAATAGTGAAAAATTCAAAGAATTCAGTAGCTCAttggaaaaacttcttcaagaagcatctgaagCTTCATCTCCAATATCCAAAGCATTAAGTAAACAAGAGAAGTTTGGGAATAGGGTGTTTCCACCACAAACAAAGACTCTATCTGTGACAGTGTCACAGCCTTATGATAATGCTGTATGTAGCTGTCATAAACAGAAGACAGCTATCAAGAGTGGAGTTCCAGaacaaaatgtaaaagcttCTGTAGATGATCTCGTAACTCCTGAAGTGTCTGAGCTCCTTAAAATAGATGGGGCTACTAttaaagaagaacagagaaacacACCTGCAATAGATCTTCCTTCCTTGCAAGGAGAGACCAATACAGTGATCAAGTCATTCAAGATAAATGAAGTAGGAAGGAAAGGTGAGAGCACATTCTTGGATGCTTCTGAAGATAATTCACAATTAAAAGAACTGTTGAAATTGAGAAGAACAAGCACACCTCTTAAAGATGAGAGCAGTTCTCCTCAGCTGGAAGGAGCTCAGTTCAGCCTGGCCTTTCAGCGTGAAGATAATGATGAAGAAAATGGTGACAGCTTGAATTTTGGATCCCAGCTTTCAGATGAAAACTCTGATTATTATTCTGGAACCGGAAGTTCGACTC GTTCAGAAGAAGAGTTAAATCCTGTTTTGATGGCTTTGAAAAGGAGTGCAGATAGGAAAATGCCTTCCAAAAGTCTAGAGGACATTCCATCAGCTACCTCAA ataaaggaaaaataaatattccaaaGGAAGAATTAGCTCTTAGTGCTGAAGATG GTCTGAAACCTGATCAGCATCAAGTGAGGAATGAAAATGGAGCAGGAA TCTCCACAGTGCCTTCACAGCCTGATAAGCCATTTTCCAACCCTGAAAAAGTCAAAGGACTGAGCAAGTCAGTACCATCATTCCTACAGGAAGAG AGTGATGAAAGAGAGACAGATACAGCATCAGAAAGCAGTTATTCCTTTGGCAGAATCAAGAAGAGTCCCAGCTCTCTAACCAATCTTAGCGGTTCTTCTGGCATGGCCTCCTTATCCTCT GTGAGTGGAAGCTTAATGAGTGTCTATAGTGGAGACTTCGGCAGTGTCGATGTGAAGGGGAACATTCAGTTTGCTATTGATTACGTAGAACAACTGAACGAACTCCACATTTTCATTTGCCAATGTAAAGACCTGGCAGTTGCAGATGTCAAGAGACAGCGGTCAGACCC GTATGTGAAGACCTACTTGCTTCCAGAGAAATATAAGCTGGGCAAACGGAAGAcctcagtgaaaaagaaaacttttaatCCAGTCTTCAATGAAATACTGCGG TACAAAATTGAGAAAGATCTCCTAAAGAACCAAAGCCTTAATATCTCTGTCTGGCACAATGATACCTTTGGGAGGAATAGCTTCCTTGGTGAAGTGGAGCTGGATTTAGGAACTTGGGACTGGAATGATAAATCCAACAAGCAGATCAACTGGTTTCCACTCAAGCCTAGG aCTTCAGCAATGGCTTTTGAACTAGAAAACAGAGGGGAGATGAAACTAGCCCTCCAGTATGTTCCACAACCTGTTGGAG gaaagaagatcCCGTCCACTGGTGAGGTCCACATCTGGGTGAAGGAATGCCGTGATCTTCCTCTTCTGAGGGGCAACAGACTCAACTCTTTTATTAAGTG tACAATTCTTCCAGATACCAGCAGAAAAAGTCGCCAGAAAACAAGAACGGTGTCAAAAACTACAAACCCAGTATTCAACCATACCATGGTCTATGATGGCTTTAGACCAGAAGATTTGAAAGAAGCCTGCGTAGAACTCACAGTCTGGGATCACAACAAACTTGTCAACCATTTTCTGGGAGGTCTCAGGATAGGCCTTGGAACAG GCAAAAGTTATGGAACTACAGTGGACTGGATGGATTCTACTTCAGACGAATCTGCCCTGTGGGAGAAGATGATAAAGTCGCCCAACACATGGGTGGAAGATACACTACCTCTCAGGATGCTTATGGTTGCAAAACTGACAAAATAA